The following proteins are co-located in the Apium graveolens cultivar Ventura chromosome 5, ASM990537v1, whole genome shotgun sequence genome:
- the LOC141659819 gene encoding uncharacterized protein LOC141659819 gives MTIKFPTPTGVGILKSYQYESRVCYNQALKAAESRNASREVAEAGECDIPMEEAEGRKRIRPEGHETCNLISIEELPENYFEHMGIHVEPRPGALLMEASQPIMLIQEGIVEEASDEEESPEQITATLRRGKWARKETTITMDPSDGITRTVTATSERLINPTQAHQTELKDAEGLAITEMEKTSEARADLDPRMPSMVERAGAAEDTIPILVDPNNPSKVLRIGSNLSPDLREDLARFLRENLDVFAWSHSDMIGINPNDICHRLDLDPKKKGVRQKRRPISGERAEALREEVDRLMEAGLVREAFYPVWLANPVLVKKPNGKMPFGLLNAGATYQRLVNKMFKHQLGKTMEAYVDDMLVKSKEARDHVRHLAEMFQILREYKMKLNPQKCVFGVESGKFLGFIVNHRGIEANPAKIQALLEMRSPRRVKDVQSLTGRVAALNRFVSKSSDKCQEFFKAIKGVGRNFKWTEECEEAFQNIKKHLSSPPMLTNPKAGETLILYLAVSDFAISAVLVREEDGVQLPVYYVSKRLADAETRYTSLEKLAYALILASRKLRPYFQAHKIEVRTFYPLRQVMHRPESSGRMLKWTVELGQFEVDYKPRTAIKGQALADFVLEFPPHQEMEPGALVVIPSTEEVGLERQNSAPWWSLYVDGASNGDGAGAGIELISPEAHKIRHVTHLAFHATNNDAEYEALINGLKLALEMKVENLNVFSDSMIVVYQVNGGYQAKGPRTELYLKCAQRIIARFNEVRLELIPRGQNEGADELAKLGSRRESTLLGTVPLDIQRQPSVPEHEVGSLNNELGPMWMTSILAYIREGSLPDEKNDARRIKYKAARYVIYDEILYRRGFSVPLLKCIHGEECNYILRELEEKKGAWPEELAQVLWSYNTTPRTTTGETPFSLVYGCEAMVPVEVGAGSFRRDNYDSEANEVNHRLYLDMIEETREEAQIRIAAYQQRTARHYNSKVRARTFKVGDLVLRRVMPNTKVLAP, from the exons ATGACGATAAAATTCCCAACCCCCACGGGGGTAGGCATCTTGAAGAGCTATCAATACGAATCCAGGGTCTGCTACAACCAGGCACTCAAAGCGGCCGAGTCAAGAAATGCCTCAAGGGAGGTAGCTGAAGCAGGTGAGTGCGACATCCCCATGGAAGAGGCAGAGGGCAGGAAAAGAATACGTCCTGAGGGCCACGAGACTTGTAATTTGATTTCAATTGAGGAGTTGCCCGAGAACTACTTCGAGCACATGGGAATTCATGTAGAACCACGCCCAGGGGCCTTACTAATGGAAGCATCTCAGCCCATCATGTTGATACAAGAGGGGATTGTAGAGGAagcaagtgatgaagaagagagcccAGAACAAATCACTGCAACACTTAGGAGAGGGAAGTGGGCACGCAAAGAAACAACAATCACTATGGACCCATCCGACGGAATCACTCGAACTGTAACTGCGACCTCTGAACGCTTGATAAACCCGACCCAAGCTCACCAAACCGAGCTCAAGGATGCGGAAGGTTTGGCAATCACGGAAATGGAAAAAACTAGCGAAGCTCGAGCAGATCTAGACCCGAGAATGCCCTCAATGGTCGAGAGGGCCGGGGCCGCAGAGGACACAATCCCGATCTTGGTAGACCCAAATAATCCCTCCAAGGTACTCAGAATAGGCTCTAACCTAAGTCCTGACTTGAGAGAGGATCTAGCCCGCTTCCTAAGGGAGaatttggatgtctttgcatggtcacactcCGATATGATAGGGATAAACCCAAATGACATATGCCACCGGCTCGACTTGGACCCGAAAAAGAAGGGGGTTAGGCAAAAGAGACGGCCGATTAGTGGAGAGAGGGCAGAGGCCCTCAGAGAAGAAGTGGATAGATTAATGGAGGCAGGACTTGTGAGAGAAGCCTTCTACCCCGTGTGGCTGGCCAACCCTGTGCTTGTCAAGAAGCCCAATGgcaa GATGCCCTTCGGGCTCCTTAATGCGGGGGCAACCTATCAGAGGCTGGTGAATAAGATGTTCAAACATCAATTGGGGAAGACTATGGAGGCCTATGTAGACGACATGCTGGTGAAATCGAAAGAAGCGAGGGATCATGTCCGCCACCTGGCAGAAATGTTCCAGATCCTAAGGGAGTACAAAATGAAACTCAACCCCCAAAAATGCGTGTTTGGGGTTGAATCGGGgaagtttttgggatttattgtcaACCATAGAGGCATTGAGGCCAACCCAGCCAAGATACAAGCACTACTTGAGATGAGATCCCCTCGACGGGTGAAGGATGTTCAAAGCTTAACAGGACGAGTGGCTGCCTTAAACCGCTTCGTCTCAAAATCCTCCGATAAATGCCAAGAGTTCTTCAAAGCAATCAAAGGAGTGGGGAGGAACTTTAAGTGGACCGAAGAATGTGAGGAAGCCTTTCAGAACATAAAGAAGCATCTCAGTAGCCCTCCCATGTTGACCAACCCAAAAGCAGGAGAAACTTTGATCCTATACTTGGCCGTCTCCGACTTTGCAATAAGTGCAGTATTAGTCCGAGAGGAGGATGGTGTCCAGCTCCCggtatattatgtgagtaaaaggCTAGCCGATGCCGAGACTCGATACACAAGCCTCGAAAAGCTAGCGTATGCTCTGATTCTGGCCTCCCGAAAACTCAGGCCATATTTTCAGGCACATAAGATAGAAGTGCGAACCTTCTACCCCCTCAGACAAGTGATGCATAGACCAGAATCTTCTGGTCGAATGTTGAAGTGGACGGTTGAGCTCGGCCAATtcgaggtggattataagccaagGACTGCGATCAAAGGCCAAGCCCTGGCCGACTTTGTGCTAGAATTTCCCCCACATCAAGAAATGGAGCCGGGAGCCCTTGTTGTTATACCTAGCACAGAAGAAGTTGGACTGGAGAGACAAAATAGTGCCCCATGGTGGAGCCTATATGTGGATGGTGCCTCTAACGGTGATGGAGCAGGAGCTGGAATCGAGCTAATCAGCCCAGAGGCTCACAAAATCAGACATGTGACCCATCTGGCCTTTCATGCAACCAACAATGATGCCGAGTATGAGGCCCTGATCAACGGTCTCAAGCTAGCTTTGGAAATGAAGGTCGAGAATTTGAATGTGTTTAGTGACTCCATGATTGTGGTCTATCAGGTAAATGGGGGGTATCAAGCTAAGGGGCCGAGAACAGAGCTTTACCTGAAGTGCGCACAGAGGATAATCGCAAGATTCAACGAGGTGAGGCTGGAACTAATCCCGCGTGGGCAGAATGAAGGCGCGGACGAGCTAGCTAAGCTCGGTTCACGCCGCGAGAGCACTTTGCTAGGGACCGTGCCCCTTGATATACAGAGGCAACCTAGTGTGCCCGAGCACGAGGTGGGCAGCCTCAATAATGAGCTCGGCCCCATGTGGATGACATCTATTCTAGCATACATAAGAGAAGGTTCACTTCCGGATGAAAAGAACGACGCAAGGAGAATAAAATACAAAGCAGCCCGCTATGTGATATACGACGAGATTCTATACCGAAGGGGGTTCAGTGTTCCTCTTCTGAAATGCATACATGGGGAGGAATGCAACTACATCCTAAGGGAA cttgaagagaagaaaggagcATGGCCAGAAGAACTCGCCCAGGTCCTATGGTCTTATAACACTACACCCCGAACCACAACTGGAGAGACCCCTTTCTCTCTGGTGTATGGGTGTGAAGCTATGGTGCCCGTTGAAGTGGGAGCAGGATCTTTTCGAAGGGACAACTATGACTCAGAGGCAAACGAGGTCAATCATCGGCTCTATTTGGATATGATCGAAGAAACTCGAGAAGAGGCTCAGATCAGGATTGCGGCATATCAGCAGAGGACAGCTAGGCATTACAACAGTAAGGTTCGAGCCCGAACTTTCAAGGTGGGAGATTTAGTTCTGCGCCGGGTCATGCCAAATACCAAGGTG cTAGCACCGTAA
- the LOC141659820 gene encoding protein FAR1-RELATED SEQUENCE 5-like, whose product MVSAIAVVLPNTTHLLCSWHISKKFLEKLAHYYSAFPEFKTYFNNCIYKSLTECVFEARWASFVEKYHLQDHKWLKGLYELKHKWIPAYTRNKFSAFQNSTSRSEGMNSFFDKYAQKALARQFMREKEEDYVTINLKRPMKLHTTLEYHASCIYTKEMFIRFQDELVESSKYFVEKNRRASEEGERMGDVYTYYSCYRPMSEPTRRNVYFVAFEKASSLGMCTCRMLEHSGLPCRHLLAVFTKKRVSEIPPYYINRRWTMHANRVDGVFPYNLDVGQSHEMTSTDRFNSMTMLTTSFCQSSIASKERYDYAVGVMNREIPILERMSVDGIKSYESNSQAPNASAHEETILDPIMSQTKGRKKDVRFKSPIESIGKKEKPPRKCTYCQMEGHDKRKCASRLEDLKNVQESQYN is encoded by the coding sequence ATGGTAAGCGCTATTGCGGTTGTACTCCCGAATACTACCCATTTATTGTGTTCTTGGCACATTAGTAAAAAATTCCTGGAGAAATTAGCTCATTATTATTCGGCTTTTCCGGAATTCAAGACGTACTTCAACAATTGCATTTATAAATCTCTCACCGAATGTGTTTTTGAAGCTAGATGGGCGTCGTTTGTGGAAAAGTATCACTTGCAAGATCATAAATGGTTAAAGGGGTTATATGAGTTGAAGCACAAGTGGATTCCTGCATATACTAGAAACAAATTTTCGGCATTTCAAAATAGTACATCGAGGAGTGAGGGAATGAATTCTTTCTTTGATAAGTATGCCCAAAAAGCATTGGCAAGGCAATTCATGAGGGAGAAGGAAGAAGATTATGTCACCATTAATCTAAAACGTCCCATGAAATTGCATACCACATTGGAGTATCATGCTTCTTGTATCTATACTAAGGAAATGTTTATAAGATTTCAAGATGAATTGGTTGAGTCTTCAAAATACTTTGTTGAAAAAAACCGACGAGCTAGTGAAGAAGGGGAGAGAATGGGGGATGTTTATACGTACTATAGTTGTTATAGGCCCATGTCCGAGCCTACGAGAAGAAATGTTTATTTTGTGGCATTCGAGAAAGCAAGCTCTTTGGGAATGTGTACGTGTAGAATGCTTGAACATTCGGGGCTACCTTGTAGACACCTATTGGCGGTCTTCACTAAGAAACGGGTTTCAGAAATTCCCCCGTATTACATAAACCGGAGGTGGACAATGCAtgccaatagagttgatggtgtgtTTCCTTACAATTTGGATGTTGGACAAAGTCATGAGATGACCTCAACCGATCGATTTAATAGCATGACAATGTTAACCACGAGTTTTTGTCAAAGTAGCATTGCATCCAAGGAACGGTATGATTATGCCGTTGGAGTGATGAATCGAGAAATACCAATTCTCGAAAGAATGAGCGTTGATGGAATTAAATCTTACGAAAGCAATTCGCAAGCTCCAAATGCAAGTGCTCATGAAGAAACAATTCTTGACCCTATTATGTCCCAAACTAAAGGGAGGAAGAAGGACGTTCGTTTTAAAAGTCCAATAGAATCGATTGGTAAAAAGGAGAAGCCGCCAAGAAAGTGCACTTATTGTCAAATGGAAGGCCATGATAAAAGGAAGTGTGCTAGTAGACTAGAAGATCTTAAAAATGTTCAAGAATCGCAATATAATTAG
- the LOC141723416 gene encoding putative xyloglucan endotransglucosylase/hydrolase protein 6, whose translation MATLRNSNVLHLLLFVIVSCAISQVWGRPATFFQDFQVTWADSHIRQLEGGRAIQLVLDQNSGCGFASKSKYLFGRVSMKIKLVPGDSAGTVTAFYMNSDTDTIRDELDFEFLGNRTGQPYTVQTNVYAHGKGDREQRVNLWFDPAADFHTYSIMWNHGQVVFSVDDVPIRVYKNNEAKGIPFPKTQPMGVFSTLWEADDWATRGGLEKINWSKAPFYAYYKDFDIEGCAVPGPSSCATNAANWWESASYKQLNAVQAKRYSWVRMNHMIYDYCTDKSRYPVTPPECVAGH comes from the exons ATGGCCACATTAAGAAACTCTAATGTACTCCATCTCTTGTTATTTGTAATTGTTTCTTGCGCTATCTCTCAGGTCTGGGGTCGACCTGCTACTTTTTTCCAAGATTTTCAGGTTACGTGGGCCGATAGCCATATCAGGCAACTCGAAGGAGGGAGGGCCATTCAGCTAGTTCTTGACCAAAATTCAG GATGTGGATTTGCTTCCAAAAGCAAATATTTGTTTGGACGTGTTAGCATGAAGATCAAGCTGGTTCCTGGTGACTCTGCTGGCACTGTTACTGCCTTCTAC ATGAACTCGGACACGGATACTATCCGCGATGAACTGGATTTTGAGTTCTTGGGAAACCGGACGGGACAGCCTTACACAGTCCAAACCAATGTGTACGCTCATGGAAAAGGAGATAGAGAACAAAGAGTTAATCTCTGGTTTGATCCAGCTGCAgatttccacacttatagcatcATGTGGAACCATGGTCAAGTTGT GTTTTCTGTGGATGATGTGCCAATCAGAGTGTACAAGAACAATGAAGCAAAAGGCATTCCATTCCCAAAAACACAACCGATGGGAGTGTTTTCGACTTTATGGGAAGCTGACGACTGGGCCACAAGAGGCGGGCTAGAGAAAATCAATTGGAGCAAAGCACCGTTTTACGCATACTACAAGGACTTCGACATAGAAGGTTGCGCAGTTCCGGGACCAAGCAGTTGCGCCACTAATGCAGCTAACTGGTGGGAGAGTGCATCATACAAACAACTCAACGCCGTTCAGGCTAAGAGATACAGTTGGGTTCGCATGAACCACATGATCTACGATTATTGCACCGATAAATCGCGCTACCCCGTTACCCCACCTGAGTGCGTTGCAGGACATTAA
- the LOC141659821 gene encoding uncharacterized protein LOC141659821, with product MAEFRDTVRRYGVLDRRGVQFITNDGRRCQVSCEANCPFYIWCSRDKDSETVTVKTQVDTHLCTKPYNNKMANVKYLCEVFGDRIRKNPQWSCKEMAETIKNELEIEIPRIKVLRLRKMALEGIAESLRQHYARVRDFGQEVLLSNPKNTVKMSTTRLNPEDPVKFKRIYVCYYALKAGWKAGCRPVIGLDGCFLKTVCGGQLLSAIWRMELD from the exons ATGGCTGAGTTCAGAGATACTGTTAGGAGATATGGTGTGCTTGATAGAAGAGGGGTCCAATTCATTACTAATGATGGTAGAAGATGTCAAGTGTCTTGTGAGGCAAACTGTCCCTTCTACATTTGGTGCAGTAGGGACAAGGATAGTGAGACTGTAACTGTAAAAACACAGGTTGATACACACTTGTGCACTAAGCCATACAACAACAAAATGGCAAATGTCAAGTATTTGTGTGAAGTTTTTGGGGATAGGATCAGGAAGAACCCTCAATGGTCATGTAAGGAGATGGCTGAAACAATTAAAAATGAACTGGAAATTGAGATTCCTAGAATTAAAGTGTTGAGGCTAAGAAAAATGGCACTTGAAGGAATTGCTGAGAGTCTTAGGCAACATTATGCTAGAGTGAGGGATTTTGGCCAAGAGGTGTTGTTAAGTAACCCTAAAAATACTGTAAAGATGTCAACAACTAGATTGAATCCAGAGGATCCTGTGAAGTTCAAAAGAATCTATGTATGCTATTATGCTCTCAAGGCTGGTTGGAAAGCAGGCTGTAGACCAGTTATTGGGCTTGATGGATGTTTCTTGAAGACTGTTTGTGGTGGTCAGCTCCTATCTGCT ATCTGGAGGATGGAGCTGGATTAA